The following proteins are encoded in a genomic region of Streptococcus sp. 29892:
- the eutM gene encoding ethanolamine utilization microcompartment protein EutM — MASANALGMVETRGLVGAIEAADAMVKAANVTLVGKEQVGGGLVTVLVRGDVGAVKAATDAGAAAAENVGELVSVHVIPRPHSEVEVILPQAKKEEE; from the coding sequence ATGGCAAGTGCAAATGCATTAGGAATGGTAGAAACACGCGGCTTGGTTGGCGCAATCGAAGCAGCAGATGCAATGGTCAAAGCAGCAAACGTTACCCTTGTAGGTAAAGAACAAGTTGGTGGTGGTTTGGTGACTGTCTTGGTTCGTGGTGATGTTGGTGCGGTTAAAGCTGCGACAGATGCAGGTGCAGCAGCAGCAGAAAATGTTGGTGAATTAGTATCTGTACACGTTATCCCACGTCCACATTCAGAAGTAGAAGTAATTTTACCTCAAGCTAAAAAAGAAGAAGAATAA